The Actinocatenispora sera genome has a window encoding:
- the tsaE gene encoding tRNA (adenosine(37)-N6)-threonylcarbamoyltransferase complex ATPase subunit type 1 TsaE, with protein MIGTVHHELSTVDDTRAFGERLARLLRAGDLVVLVGPLGAGKTALTQGIGAGLGVRGDVTSPTFVIARVHPPDPARGGRLPLVHVDAYRLGGALEVDDLDLDASAEDSVTVVEWGQGLVEQLADAHLEVRIDRLDDDTRTATLIPHGGDWADRLATL; from the coding sequence GTGATCGGCACCGTCCACCATGAACTGTCCACTGTGGATGATACGCGGGCGTTCGGCGAGCGGCTGGCCCGGTTGCTGCGGGCCGGCGACCTGGTCGTCCTGGTCGGTCCGCTCGGTGCCGGAAAGACCGCGCTGACCCAGGGGATCGGCGCCGGACTGGGCGTGCGCGGTGACGTCACCAGCCCGACTTTCGTGATCGCCCGGGTGCACCCGCCGGACCCGGCGCGGGGCGGTCGGCTGCCGCTGGTGCACGTCGACGCGTACCGGCTGGGCGGCGCGCTGGAGGTCGACGACCTGGACCTGGACGCCAGCGCCGAGGACTCGGTGACGGTGGTCGAGTGGGGGCAGGGACTGGTCGAGCAGCTCGCGGACGCTCACCTGGAGGTGCGCATCGACCGGCTCGACGACGACACCCGCACCGCCACCCTGATCCCGCACGGCGGCGACTGGGCCGACCGCCTCGCCACCCTCTGA
- a CDS encoding alpha/beta fold hydrolase — translation MGTWRLSRTYESESGTVRWDVLGPDGAEPVVLLHGTPFASYVWRNVAAALAATYRVYVWDMPGYGASAMAAGQDVSLGAQSRVFTELLEHWRLPAPAVVAHDFGGAVALRALLLHHARYRRLGLVDPVALAPWGSPFFRLVGANTEVFEQLPGHLHEALVRRYVASASAPGLPPPTLDALVRPWLGDTGQSAFYRQIAQADQSYTDEFRDLLGDIAIPTLICWGGDDEWIPLDRGRELAGLIGPAELTVVPGAGHLVQEDAPAQLTAALLPFLGA, via the coding sequence ATGGGCACATGGCGGCTGAGCAGGACGTACGAGAGCGAATCGGGCACCGTTCGGTGGGACGTGCTCGGCCCGGACGGGGCCGAACCGGTCGTCCTGCTGCACGGCACCCCGTTCGCCTCGTACGTGTGGCGCAACGTCGCCGCGGCCCTCGCCGCCACGTACCGGGTGTACGTCTGGGACATGCCGGGCTACGGGGCGTCGGCGATGGCAGCCGGGCAGGACGTGTCCCTCGGCGCGCAGTCCCGGGTGTTCACCGAACTGCTCGAGCACTGGCGGCTGCCCGCGCCCGCCGTGGTGGCGCACGACTTCGGCGGCGCCGTCGCGCTGCGGGCGTTGCTGCTGCACCACGCCCGGTACCGGCGGCTCGGTCTGGTCGACCCGGTCGCGCTCGCGCCGTGGGGTTCGCCGTTCTTCCGGCTGGTCGGCGCCAACACCGAGGTGTTCGAGCAGCTTCCCGGCCACCTGCACGAGGCGCTGGTGCGACGGTACGTGGCGTCGGCGAGCGCACCGGGGCTGCCTCCCCCGACGCTGGACGCGCTGGTCAGGCCGTGGCTGGGCGACACCGGTCAGTCCGCGTTCTACCGGCAGATCGCGCAGGCCGACCAGAGCTACACCGACGAGTTCCGGGACCTGCTCGGCGACATTGCCATCCCGACACTGATCTGCTGGGGCGGCGACGACGAGTGGATCCCGCTCGACCGCGGCCGGGAACTCGCCGGCCTGATCGGGCCGGCCGAACTGACCGTCGTCCCCGGGGCCGGCCACCTGGTCCAGGAGGACGCCCCGGCCCAGCTCACCGCCGCGCTGCTGCCCTTCCTCGGCGCCTGA
- the rimI gene encoding ribosomal protein S18-alanine N-acetyltransferase, giving the protein MSEVRIERLRWWHIRELLPIEDELFGAERWSAAMFWSELAAGHYYRIARDDTGIVGYAGLAVTGPDEAWIHNIAVRRDRQRAGVGRALLDDLLAEADRHGATHVLLEVAVDNEPARTLYGRYGFVEVGRRRGYYQPSNTDALVLRREASGSD; this is encoded by the coding sequence GTGAGCGAGGTGCGGATCGAGCGGCTGCGCTGGTGGCACATCCGCGAACTGCTGCCGATCGAGGACGAGCTGTTCGGCGCGGAGCGGTGGAGCGCGGCGATGTTCTGGAGCGAGCTCGCCGCCGGCCACTACTACCGGATCGCCCGCGACGACACCGGCATCGTCGGCTACGCCGGACTCGCCGTCACCGGCCCGGACGAGGCGTGGATCCACAACATCGCGGTACGCCGGGACCGGCAGCGCGCCGGCGTCGGCCGGGCCCTGCTGGACGACCTGCTCGCGGAGGCGGACCGGCACGGCGCGACGCACGTGCTGCTGGAGGTCGCGGTCGACAACGAGCCGGCCCGGACGCTGTACGGTCGCTACGGGTTCGTCGAGGTCGGCCGGCGCCGCGGCTACTACCAACCGAGCAACACCGACGCGTTGGTACTGAGAAGAGAGGCTTCGGGCAGTGACTGA
- a CDS encoding response regulator, with protein MTGSAPIRILVCDDQPLVRTGYSTTFAAQPGFEVAGEASNGRAAVDGARRLRPDVVVMDVRMPVLDGIEATRLLAGPGVPDPVKVLVVTTFNIDEYVYAALRAGASGFLLKDCLPAQLIEGVRTVAAGDSLLDPAVTRRLIGRFAARIRNDDPAQPSAGHPLSALTRRETEVLKLVAAGLSNAEIAGVLFIGTETVKTYVSRILAKLQLRDRVQAVVLAYRVGLVRDRD; from the coding sequence ATGACCGGCTCGGCGCCGATCCGCATCCTGGTTTGCGACGACCAGCCTTTGGTGCGTACCGGTTACTCCACCACGTTCGCCGCGCAGCCCGGGTTCGAGGTGGCAGGTGAGGCGAGCAACGGGCGGGCGGCGGTGGACGGCGCCCGCCGGCTGCGCCCCGACGTGGTCGTGATGGATGTCAGGATGCCGGTGCTCGACGGCATCGAGGCGACCCGCCTGCTTGCCGGCCCGGGGGTGCCGGACCCGGTGAAGGTGCTGGTCGTCACCACCTTCAACATCGACGAGTACGTCTACGCGGCGCTGCGGGCCGGGGCGAGCGGGTTCCTGCTCAAGGACTGTCTGCCCGCCCAGCTGATCGAAGGGGTACGCACGGTCGCCGCCGGGGATTCGTTGCTCGACCCGGCGGTCACTCGCCGGCTGATCGGCCGGTTCGCCGCCCGGATCAGGAACGACGATCCCGCCCAACCCTCGGCGGGACACCCGCTGTCCGCGCTGACCCGGCGCGAGACCGAGGTGCTCAAACTGGTCGCTGCCGGGTTGTCGAACGCCGAGATCGCCGGGGTCCTTTTCATCGGTACCGAGACCGTGAAGACCTACGTCTCACGCATCCTCGCCAAGCTCCAGTTGCGCGACCGGGTGCAGGCGGTGGTCCTCGCCTACCGGGTGGGCCTGGTGCGCGACCGCGACTGA
- a CDS encoding alpha/beta fold hydrolase — MPDRRSRARTAGLVGAAVGAAAAGVAGGLAVRALLTRRDRAPAPVDPYADEPFDALPADAELVVTTDEGVDLHVEVVEPPGRGAPALTVVFVHGYALDSGTFHFQRRALTELTSPRLRLVAYDQPGHGRSGRLPAGEYSIDALGGALWRVIEEVAPDGPLALVGHSMGGMTIMALAERHPELFEPGGRIRAVTFVSTSAGELAGVPLGLPKLLPRASLLPALANAAKLTPGIIDRARGAAGDIAYLLTRRYGFAGATPSPAVVKYVERMNARTSVESIAGYVKTLYEHRRYRALEALRHTRVLVIAGDSDVFTPLSHAQEITRLLPNATLLVLPDAGHMALLEYPDAVTEPLRVLLVAAAKKRSTT, encoded by the coding sequence ATGCCCGATCGACGCAGCAGGGCCCGTACCGCCGGGCTGGTGGGCGCGGCTGTCGGTGCCGCGGCGGCGGGGGTCGCCGGCGGCCTCGCGGTGCGGGCGCTGCTGACCCGGCGCGATCGCGCCCCGGCCCCGGTCGACCCGTACGCGGACGAGCCGTTCGACGCGCTGCCGGCGGACGCGGAGCTGGTCGTCACCACCGACGAGGGCGTCGACCTGCACGTCGAGGTGGTGGAGCCGCCGGGGCGTGGTGCGCCGGCGCTGACCGTCGTGTTCGTGCACGGGTACGCGCTGGATTCCGGCACGTTCCACTTCCAGCGCCGGGCGTTGACCGAGTTGACGTCACCGCGGCTGCGGCTGGTCGCCTACGACCAGCCGGGCCACGGCCGGTCCGGTCGGCTGCCGGCGGGGGAGTACTCGATCGACGCGCTCGGCGGCGCGCTGTGGCGGGTGATCGAGGAGGTCGCGCCGGACGGCCCGCTGGCGCTGGTCGGTCACTCGATGGGTGGGATGACCATCATGGCGCTGGCCGAGCGCCACCCGGAGCTGTTCGAGCCGGGCGGCCGGATCCGCGCGGTCACGTTCGTTTCCACCTCGGCCGGCGAGCTGGCCGGGGTTCCGTTGGGGCTGCCCAAGTTGCTGCCCCGGGCGAGCCTGCTGCCGGCGCTGGCGAACGCGGCGAAGCTGACGCCGGGCATCATCGACCGGGCCCGCGGCGCCGCCGGCGACATCGCGTACCTGCTGACCCGGCGGTACGGGTTCGCCGGTGCGACGCCGAGCCCGGCCGTGGTGAAGTACGTGGAGCGGATGAACGCGCGCACCTCGGTCGAGTCGATCGCCGGCTACGTCAAGACGCTGTACGAGCACCGCCGCTACCGCGCGCTGGAAGCCTTGCGGCACACCAGGGTGCTGGTGATCGCCGGCGACTCCGACGTGTTCACGCCGCTGTCGCACGCGCAGGAGATCACCCGGCTGCTGCCGAACGCGACGCTGCTGGTGTTGCCGGACGCGGGGCACATGGCTTTGCTGGAGTACCCGGACGCGGTCACCGAGCCGCTGCGCGTGCTGCTGGTGGCGGCCGCGAAGAAGAGGAGTACCACGTGA
- a CDS encoding DUF998 domain-containing protein: protein MDSGSTPASSPAVGDAPRASPRRRPGPARWAWLGAAAQVVFLVVMIAAAFWQGPRYSVLKHTVSDMSAIGAPHAMVPIVVFTVCGAATIVFALRSVWPTLRPGGWRAALGTALLALSVVGLGDLLSSQERLACRMADPGCTAIKQISNAGGSTDNVVTSLGVLLLVVAGFFLAAAMRRTPGWQRWAWPARWAAILVLAFAVADVLTQNAGLGGLFERLVAVTGAVAVGVLAVGILRRGAAREPYRETVRPTRMGS, encoded by the coding sequence ATGGACAGCGGATCCACACCAGCATCCAGTCCCGCAGTCGGCGACGCACCGAGGGCTTCGCCGCGGCGCCGGCCCGGGCCGGCGCGCTGGGCCTGGCTCGGCGCCGCGGCGCAGGTCGTCTTCCTCGTGGTCATGATCGCCGCCGCGTTCTGGCAGGGCCCGCGCTACAGCGTCCTGAAGCACACCGTCAGCGACATGTCCGCGATCGGCGCGCCGCACGCCATGGTCCCCATCGTCGTCTTCACCGTGTGCGGCGCCGCGACGATCGTCTTCGCGCTGCGCTCGGTGTGGCCGACGCTGCGTCCCGGCGGTTGGCGGGCGGCCCTGGGTACCGCGCTGCTCGCGCTGTCCGTGGTCGGCCTCGGTGACCTGCTGAGCTCGCAGGAACGGCTCGCCTGCCGGATGGCCGACCCGGGCTGCACCGCCATCAAGCAGATCTCCAACGCAGGCGGCAGTACGGACAACGTCGTCACCTCGCTCGGCGTACTGCTTCTCGTCGTCGCCGGGTTCTTCCTGGCCGCGGCGATGCGCCGAACGCCGGGCTGGCAGCGGTGGGCCTGGCCGGCCCGCTGGGCGGCGATCCTGGTCCTTGCCTTCGCCGTCGCCGACGTGCTGACCCAGAACGCGGGCCTGGGCGGGCTGTTCGAGCGGTTGGTCGCGGTGACCGGCGCCGTTGCGGTCGGCGTACTCGCGGTCGGGATCCTCCGTCGCGGCGCAGCTCGCGAGCCCTACCGCGAAACGGTGAGGCCGACGAGAATGGGGTCGTGA
- a CDS encoding GNAT family N-acetyltransferase, producing the protein METGFTRRRLTDREAGTVLASLRAWEPSAGCGWQLQAGDLGWALRFEPAIRDEQIRVWWDATGRCAAVILCDQPGSARCAVNPAYLHDSTLADAVLADLSRRLDRAGGGPWIDPPPGPGALTRALLAAGYEPDPDIWLHLWRPLPGAVAEPPAEPTVRAFRSADAAQRVAVQHAAFPGSSLTPERYQRLRAVPGYRAELDLVGTVDDRITAFCLAWLGPPGGTALLEPAGTHPGHRRRGHASAVIAEAFRRLARLGATGVAVLTPVSNRPAVALYRALGFTAVAERRSYWPAPP; encoded by the coding sequence GTGGAGACGGGGTTCACCCGGCGCCGGTTGACCGACCGGGAGGCCGGCACGGTACTGGCGTCGCTGCGCGCCTGGGAACCGTCGGCCGGCTGCGGGTGGCAGCTGCAGGCCGGTGACCTCGGCTGGGCGCTGCGGTTCGAGCCGGCTATCCGGGACGAGCAGATCCGGGTCTGGTGGGACGCCACCGGGCGCTGCGCCGCAGTGATCCTGTGCGACCAGCCGGGCAGTGCCCGCTGCGCCGTCAACCCCGCGTACCTGCACGACTCGACGCTGGCCGACGCGGTCCTCGCCGACCTGTCCCGGCGGCTGGACCGGGCCGGCGGCGGGCCCTGGATCGACCCGCCGCCCGGCCCCGGCGCGCTGACCCGCGCGCTGCTCGCCGCCGGCTACGAGCCGGACCCGGACATCTGGCTGCACCTGTGGCGCCCGCTGCCCGGCGCGGTGGCCGAACCCCCGGCCGAACCCACGGTACGGGCGTTCCGGTCCGCCGACGCGGCCCAGCGGGTGGCCGTGCAGCACGCCGCGTTTCCCGGCTCGTCGCTCACTCCCGAGCGGTACCAGCGGCTGCGCGCGGTGCCCGGCTACCGCGCCGAGCTCGACCTGGTCGGCACGGTGGACGACCGGATCACCGCGTTCTGCCTCGCCTGGCTCGGCCCGCCGGGTGGCACCGCGCTGCTCGAGCCGGCCGGTACGCATCCGGGGCACCGCCGGCGCGGCCACGCCAGCGCGGTGATCGCCGAGGCGTTCCGCCGCTTGGCCCGGCTCGGCGCCACCGGAGTCGCCGTGCTCACGCCGGTCTCCAACCGCCCCGCGGTCGCCCTGTACCGCGCCCTCGGCTTCACCGCCGTGGCCGAACGCCGCTCCTACTGGCCGGCCCCGCCCTGA
- a CDS encoding sensor histidine kinase, translating into MAAVLAAASFVPQLAGNGLQFGQLAVRPADTWSVLLTLGQCLPLSVRRRWPLLCLVVVTGSFAAFQSLGYRTDFASAGLFVAVYSAGAHLGRSRRGVAAVATAGYVALSVTLHALRSPERLIDYGTFYLALVICWRAGSWMRARQAAEVERRRESAQQATAAERARIVREIHDVVTHHVTAIVVQADSAQYLVGSAPDRAVDSLSAISGTGRRALAELRHLLGVLEGPEGAAGPRPGVPAPSVEEAPASGRFRDLVERTRLAGQPAELFEDGDDAPIAGAAQHAAYRVVQEALTNAVKHAPGRRTVVRVRYGTEIRIDVTSAGPVIAERAFTPGRGLTGLRERVNLCGGELSAGARPGGGFVVSARIPSAGVRE; encoded by the coding sequence TTGGCCGCCGTGCTGGCAGCCGCGTCCTTCGTGCCGCAACTCGCCGGAAACGGCCTGCAGTTCGGTCAGCTGGCGGTACGCCCGGCTGACACGTGGTCCGTTCTGCTGACCCTGGGTCAGTGCCTGCCGCTGTCGGTACGGCGCCGGTGGCCTTTGCTGTGCCTCGTGGTGGTGACCGGTTCCTTCGCCGCGTTCCAATCGCTGGGCTACCGCACCGACTTCGCCAGTGCGGGGCTGTTCGTCGCGGTGTACAGCGCCGGCGCCCATCTCGGTCGCTCCCGGCGCGGGGTGGCCGCGGTAGCGACCGCCGGCTACGTCGCACTTTCCGTCACCCTGCACGCCCTGCGGTCGCCGGAACGACTGATCGACTACGGCACCTTCTACCTCGCGCTGGTCATCTGCTGGCGAGCCGGCTCCTGGATGCGCGCCAGGCAGGCGGCGGAGGTCGAGCGGCGCCGGGAGAGCGCGCAGCAGGCCACGGCGGCCGAGCGGGCCCGCATCGTCCGGGAGATCCACGACGTGGTGACCCACCACGTGACCGCCATCGTCGTCCAGGCCGACTCGGCCCAGTATCTGGTCGGCTCGGCGCCAGACCGGGCTGTGGACAGCCTCTCTGCCATTAGCGGAACCGGGCGGCGGGCGCTGGCGGAACTGCGGCATCTGCTCGGTGTGCTCGAGGGGCCCGAGGGCGCGGCCGGTCCGCGGCCGGGGGTTCCCGCACCCTCCGTGGAGGAGGCGCCGGCATCCGGTCGGTTCCGCGATCTGGTCGAGCGAACCCGGCTGGCGGGACAGCCGGCGGAACTGTTCGAGGACGGTGACGACGCGCCCATCGCCGGCGCTGCGCAACACGCCGCGTACCGGGTGGTGCAGGAAGCCCTGACCAACGCGGTGAAGCACGCGCCCGGCCGCCGCACCGTGGTCCGGGTACGGTACGGCACGGAGATCCGGATCGACGTCACCAGCGCGGGTCCGGTCATCGCCGAGCGCGCCTTCACCCCGGGACGCGGACTCACCGGCCTGCGCGAACGGGTGAACCTGTGCGGTGGGGAACTGTCCGCCGGTGCCCGACCCGGTGGTGGGTTCGTGGTCAGCGCCCGGATTCCGTCGGCGGGAGTGCGCGAATGA
- the tsaD gene encoding tRNA (adenosine(37)-N6)-threonylcarbamoyltransferase complex transferase subunit TsaD yields the protein MTEQERAAGADGPLVLGIETSCDETGIGVVRGTTLLADAVASSMSEHAKYGGVVPEVASRAHLAAMAGTMREALDTAGVRLSDVDAVAVTAGPGLAGALLVGVAAAKAYALAANKPLYGVNHLSAHVAVDTLEHGPLPEPAIAMLVSGGHSSLLMVEDLAGRVEPLGATIDDAAGEAFDKVARLLGLPFPGGPPIDKAARNGDPVAIDFPRGLTAPRDLQRHRFDFSFSGLKTAVARWVEARQRSGEPVPVDDVAASFQEAVCDVLSRKAIDACQEHGIDTLLIGGGVAANSRLRAMATERAERYGIRVRVPRPKLCTDNGAMVAALGSHLVAAAVPPSTLDIPADSSLPVTTVSLANRM from the coding sequence GTGACTGAGCAGGAGCGCGCGGCGGGCGCCGACGGGCCGCTGGTGCTGGGCATCGAGACGTCGTGCGACGAGACCGGGATCGGCGTGGTGCGCGGCACCACGCTGCTCGCCGACGCCGTCGCCTCCAGCATGTCCGAGCACGCCAAGTACGGCGGGGTGGTGCCGGAAGTGGCGAGCCGGGCGCACCTGGCGGCGATGGCCGGCACCATGCGCGAGGCGCTCGACACCGCCGGGGTACGGCTGTCCGATGTGGACGCCGTCGCGGTCACCGCCGGCCCGGGACTGGCCGGCGCCCTGCTGGTCGGCGTCGCCGCCGCGAAGGCGTACGCGCTGGCCGCGAACAAGCCGCTGTACGGGGTGAACCACCTGTCCGCGCACGTCGCGGTGGACACCCTGGAGCACGGTCCGCTGCCCGAGCCGGCGATCGCGATGCTGGTGTCCGGCGGGCACTCCTCGCTGCTGATGGTGGAGGACCTGGCCGGCCGGGTCGAGCCGCTCGGCGCCACCATCGACGACGCGGCCGGGGAGGCATTCGACAAGGTGGCCCGGCTGCTCGGGCTGCCGTTCCCGGGTGGCCCGCCGATCGACAAGGCGGCCCGCAACGGCGATCCGGTCGCGATCGACTTCCCGCGCGGTCTCACCGCGCCGCGGGACCTGCAGCGGCACCGGTTCGACTTCTCCTTCTCCGGGCTCAAGACCGCGGTGGCCCGCTGGGTCGAGGCGCGGCAACGGTCCGGCGAGCCGGTACCGGTGGACGACGTCGCCGCATCCTTCCAGGAGGCGGTCTGCGACGTGCTGTCCCGCAAGGCGATCGACGCCTGCCAGGAGCACGGGATCGACACCCTGCTGATCGGCGGCGGGGTGGCGGCGAACTCGCGGCTGCGGGCGATGGCCACCGAGCGCGCCGAGCGGTACGGGATCCGGGTCCGGGTGCCGCGGCCGAAGCTGTGCACCGACAACGGGGCGATGGTCGCCGCCCTCGGGTCGCATCTCGTCGCGGCCGCGGTACCGCCGTCCACACTGGACATCCCGGCCGACTCGTCCCTCCCGGTGACCACCGTGTCACTCGCCAACCGGATGTGA
- a CDS encoding antibiotic biosynthesis monooxygenase family protein — MIVRMWEARAHPAEFPELLDWVYKAVVPAFAVEPGHLGTEVFRSGDERIVVLSRWRDQPAEIAEPPARLVPRPPHSWDFVPVDR, encoded by the coding sequence GTGATCGTACGGATGTGGGAGGCCAGGGCGCATCCCGCCGAGTTCCCGGAACTGCTCGACTGGGTGTACAAGGCGGTCGTGCCGGCGTTCGCGGTGGAGCCGGGGCACCTGGGTACCGAGGTGTTCCGGTCCGGCGACGAGCGGATCGTGGTGCTCTCCCGCTGGCGCGACCAGCCGGCGGAGATCGCCGAACCGCCGGCGCGGCTGGTGCCCCGGCCGCCGCACTCCTGGGACTTCGTCCCGGTCGACCGCTGA
- a CDS encoding HAD family hydrolase, with amino-acid sequence MTRAILFDLFGTLVPGDTSVQRDEVSRRISAVLGVDAERFAAEVRASRKDRFTGHLGDLPETMRTLAERVGGRPTAAAVDSAVRQRLALTRRQLHPAPGVLAALDALRDKGWRLALVTNCSAEVPLLWRETEFVDRFELAVFSSTLGYAKPDPRAYLAAVVALNLPPTSCAFVGDGASGELSGAAALGLPTVLADTAIADPWADTAGWTGPRVSSLAELDALLDDLVPDGA; translated from the coding sequence GTGACGCGCGCGATTCTGTTCGACCTGTTCGGCACGCTGGTGCCCGGCGACACCTCGGTACAGCGGGACGAGGTGTCCCGGCGGATCTCCGCGGTGCTCGGCGTGGACGCCGAGCGGTTCGCCGCCGAGGTACGGGCCAGCCGCAAGGACCGGTTCACCGGCCACCTCGGCGACCTACCCGAGACGATGCGTACCCTCGCCGAGCGGGTCGGTGGCCGGCCCACCGCCGCCGCGGTCGACAGCGCGGTCCGGCAGCGGCTCGCCCTGACCCGGCGCCAGCTGCACCCCGCCCCGGGCGTACTGGCCGCGCTGGATGCCTTGCGCGACAAGGGTTGGCGCCTCGCGCTGGTGACCAACTGCAGCGCCGAGGTGCCGCTGTTGTGGCGGGAGACCGAGTTCGTCGACCGGTTCGAACTGGCGGTGTTCTCCAGCACGCTCGGCTACGCGAAGCCGGACCCGCGCGCCTACCTGGCCGCGGTGGTGGCGTTGAACCTGCCGCCGACGTCGTGTGCGTTCGTCGGCGACGGCGCGAGCGGCGAGCTGTCCGGTGCGGCGGCGCTGGGGCTGCCGACGGTACTGGCCGACACCGCGATCGCCGACCCCTGGGCGGACACCGCGGGCTGGACCGGCCCCCGGGTCTCCAGCCTCGCCGAGCTGGACGCGCTGCTCGACGACCTGGTACCGGACGGGGCATAG
- the tsaB gene encoding tRNA (adenosine(37)-N6)-threonylcarbamoyltransferase complex dimerization subunit type 1 TsaB has translation MLVLGVDTATAAVTAVLAEVTDDDVRELATEVTVAAQAHGERLAPAIEAVLTATGRTPADLVAVVAGTGPGPFTGLRVGLVTATALGQTLAIPTYDVCTLDALGAVAGAGRVLVATDARRKEIYWATYLDGVRQTGPAVARPAEVADGLAVDRAVGAGAVQYAEILGVPVADEPRYPVGTALVALAADRIRAGAPGETLVPRYLRRPDVTPAAAPKPAATR, from the coding sequence GTGCTGGTACTGGGTGTTGACACGGCGACAGCGGCGGTGACCGCGGTGCTCGCCGAGGTGACCGACGACGATGTGCGGGAACTGGCCACCGAGGTGACCGTGGCCGCGCAGGCGCACGGCGAGCGGCTCGCGCCGGCGATCGAGGCGGTGCTGACCGCGACCGGGCGCACGCCGGCCGATCTGGTTGCCGTGGTCGCCGGTACCGGTCCGGGGCCGTTCACCGGCCTGCGGGTGGGGCTGGTGACCGCCACCGCGCTCGGCCAGACCCTGGCGATCCCCACGTACGACGTGTGCACGCTGGACGCGCTCGGCGCGGTCGCCGGTGCCGGCCGGGTGCTGGTCGCCACCGACGCGCGGCGCAAGGAGATCTACTGGGCGACCTACCTCGACGGGGTCCGGCAGACCGGGCCGGCGGTGGCCAGGCCCGCCGAGGTCGCCGACGGGTTGGCCGTCGACCGGGCGGTCGGTGCCGGCGCGGTGCAGTACGCGGAGATCCTCGGCGTGCCGGTGGCCGACGAGCCGCGCTACCCGGTCGGTACCGCACTGGTCGCGCTGGCCGCCGACCGGATCCGGGCCGGTGCGCCGGGCGAGACGCTGGTACCCCGGTACCTGCGGCGACCCGACGTGACGCCGGCCGCCGCACCCAAGCCGGCCGCCACCCGTTGA